From Virgibacillus natechei, the proteins below share one genomic window:
- a CDS encoding tripartite tricarboxylate transporter permease produces MDMMIILQMILASIGGAVVYTIIGVAPGTDETAVLAPVTIALALLGLSPYVILAFFISAIVAKKLTDSIPVAVAGIPGGVMAAPMVEHAMVLKAHGMPDVSIKKMSSGSVIGTLIAIPASFLIANLILPYADTISEYAGLIFFFGAVFLALLTKNKILSLAMIVPFALLIQGLRHLYWGLDVIPADETVFVSFFLGITIGPIAFTLFKLLNKENRQNTPRLGNKEIRLKASKKEKGIPNPFKVLTKKESGSAALGSFLGSVTFFLTPVGMSVFLGEFLTRHIKDPVQRASRAISTMDGLTNAAYISGTLIPLIAIGLPLSPTAIGPAAGLFNAPPVFTPEHNIHHMLSIGEIMTATILGASIALFITYFVMIKYAGQISAFVFKLVPHEALIGLFAGLVVMLAFMDAGLINIFGVILIAIVSGLLHKNGVNYGVMFMVLYAAPWLLGLLS; encoded by the coding sequence ATGGATATGATGATTATTTTACAAATGATTCTCGCAAGCATTGGCGGGGCAGTCGTTTACACCATTATTGGAGTCGCTCCAGGAACCGATGAGACCGCAGTACTAGCGCCAGTCACCATCGCACTTGCGCTTTTAGGGCTGTCACCATACGTTATTTTGGCTTTCTTTATTTCTGCTATTGTCGCAAAAAAACTAACTGATTCCATTCCGGTTGCTGTTGCCGGTATACCAGGCGGTGTGATGGCTGCGCCAATGGTTGAGCATGCCATGGTATTGAAAGCGCATGGAATGCCAGATGTCAGTATTAAAAAGATGTCGTCCGGATCTGTAATTGGGACATTAATTGCCATACCTGCTAGTTTTCTGATCGCTAATTTAATTCTTCCATATGCGGATACAATTAGTGAGTATGCTGGACTTATTTTTTTCTTTGGAGCGGTCTTCTTAGCATTACTGACCAAGAACAAAATTCTATCACTTGCTATGATTGTACCGTTTGCATTGCTGATTCAAGGTCTCAGACATCTATACTGGGGATTAGATGTGATCCCGGCAGATGAGACGGTTTTTGTTTCTTTCTTTTTAGGAATAACAATCGGACCCATTGCATTTACGCTATTTAAACTTTTAAATAAAGAGAATCGCCAAAACACTCCGAGACTGGGAAATAAGGAAATTCGTTTAAAAGCATCCAAGAAAGAAAAAGGAATTCCAAATCCATTTAAGGTTTTAACAAAAAAAGAATCAGGTTCCGCTGCACTTGGTAGTTTCTTAGGTTCTGTTACCTTCTTTCTTACGCCAGTAGGTATGAGCGTGTTTTTAGGGGAATTTTTAACAAGACATATTAAAGATCCTGTGCAAAGAGCATCGAGAGCAATTTCAACAATGGATGGATTAACAAATGCAGCTTATATTTCTGGAACGCTCATTCCTTTAATTGCAATTGGGTTACCTTTGTCACCGACGGCAATCGGACCTGCAGCCGGATTGTTTAATGCTCCACCTGTATTCACACCGGAGCATAATATCCATCATATGCTTTCTATCGGTGAAATAATGACCGCCACTATTCTCGGTGCAAGCATTGCCTTATTTATTACCTATTTTGTAATGATTAAATATGCTGGTCAGATTTCTGCATTTGTATTCAAACTCGTCCCTCATGAAGCGTTGATTGGGCTTTTTGCTGGACTTGTCGTTATGCTTGCCTTCATGGATGCAGGACTGATCAACATCTTTGGCGTCATCTTGATCGCAATCGTATCTGGTTTACTGCATAAAAACGGTGTAAATTACGGCGTCATGTTCATGGTTCTCTACGCTGCACCTTGGCTTCTCGGGCTTTTAAGTTAG
- a CDS encoding BCCT family transporter has protein sequence MKKLSKNDQSIDKPVLFLSGGALLAFVIFALINQDLVTLMVDYLFGFSVKYFGSIYQFLVMGTFLIALFLGFSKFGKIRLGKLDKPELGYFQWLSIIMCTLLAAGGVFWAAAEPLSHFLTVPPHFPGIEAGTMEAVAPALATSFVDWGFLSWALLGTLGTIVLMYSHYHRGAPLKPRSLLYPIFGDKIAKRSALGTFVDTFSIISVAAGTIGPIGFLGLQAGYGMSALLGIPNNVLIQCTIIAVIVIAAAISAATGIHKGIKLLSTYNVILALLLMVAVLILGPGLFIFDSYLESFGLYVQNFFSMSTYRSDEAWLGAWTVFFFAWFIGYGPMMAMFVSRISRGRTIRELVTTVAVIAPVVATFWFTVVGGAGIFNELKNPGSISDALSSDGPPAAMIAIAEQLPFGTILGFLFLLATIVFVLTTTDSMSLTISMAITGNGNPSKALRVFWVLIMGLVATVLLTIGEDSVESLQSFIVVTAVPVSLLMLTTFWTAPRVSKALAREQSIIPENNKK, from the coding sequence TTGAAGAAATTAAGCAAGAATGATCAATCAATTGATAAGCCCGTTCTGTTTCTCAGTGGGGGTGCATTGTTGGCCTTTGTAATCTTCGCATTGATCAACCAGGATTTGGTTACACTTATGGTAGATTATTTATTTGGCTTTTCGGTAAAATATTTTGGTTCGATTTATCAGTTCTTGGTGATGGGTACTTTTTTAATAGCATTGTTTCTGGGGTTTTCCAAATTTGGAAAGATCCGTTTGGGGAAACTGGATAAACCAGAGCTTGGCTATTTTCAATGGCTTTCCATCATTATGTGCACATTACTGGCAGCGGGTGGTGTGTTTTGGGCTGCGGCCGAACCATTGAGTCACTTTTTGACGGTACCACCGCATTTTCCTGGTATAGAGGCAGGTACGATGGAAGCAGTTGCGCCCGCACTTGCGACAAGTTTTGTTGATTGGGGCTTTCTTTCATGGGCGCTTCTTGGAACGCTTGGTACCATCGTGTTAATGTATTCCCATTATCATCGTGGTGCACCTTTGAAGCCGCGGTCATTACTTTATCCGATTTTTGGGGATAAGATTGCAAAAAGAAGTGCACTCGGTACATTTGTGGATACATTTTCCATTATATCGGTTGCAGCTGGTACAATCGGTCCAATCGGATTTCTTGGTTTACAGGCCGGTTATGGGATGAGTGCATTATTAGGAATACCTAATAATGTATTGATTCAATGCACCATCATTGCTGTAATTGTCATAGCAGCTGCAATTTCTGCGGCTACTGGAATTCATAAAGGTATTAAGCTGTTAAGTACCTATAATGTTATCTTGGCGCTATTATTGATGGTGGCTGTTCTTATACTTGGCCCAGGTTTGTTTATTTTTGATTCGTATTTAGAATCATTTGGGTTGTATGTACAGAATTTCTTTTCAATGAGCACCTACCGTAGTGATGAAGCTTGGCTTGGAGCATGGACTGTATTCTTCTTTGCCTGGTTCATTGGTTATGGGCCGATGATGGCTATGTTTGTGAGTCGTATTTCTCGCGGTCGTACGATTCGAGAGCTTGTTACGACGGTTGCGGTCATTGCACCTGTTGTAGCGACATTCTGGTTTACAGTAGTTGGAGGGGCTGGGATTTTCAATGAGCTTAAAAACCCAGGTTCTATTTCCGATGCACTAAGCAGTGATGGTCCGCCAGCAGCAATGATCGCCATTGCGGAACAGTTGCCGTTTGGAACAATTTTAGGGTTTCTATTCCTGTTGGCAACCATTGTTTTCGTTCTTACAACAACTGATTCCATGTCCCTGACAATTTCAATGGCGATTACGGGGAATGGCAATCCATCTAAAGCCTTGCGTGTATTCTGGGTGTTAATTATGGGGCTTGTAGCGACTGTCCTTCTAACGATCGGGGAAGATAGTGTTGAATCCCTGCAATCCTTTATTGTTGTTACAGCAGTTCCGGTATCCTTGTTAATGTTAACGACATTTTGGACCGCTCCGCGAGTAAGTAAGGCGCTTGCTAGGGAACAGTCTATTATTCCAGAAAATAATAAGAAATAG
- a CDS encoding ASCH domain-containing protein: MTDQNNTLPPKTCTIEKLVTVDADVEKVINGEKTATRRNGRYADIDEVMTLKGVKIVVKNVYAQMLGEVTDQDAMQEGYENVEAYKQAILSIHPGMTWEPDMKVWVHEYERTE, encoded by the coding sequence GTGACTGATCAGAATAACACACTTCCACCAAAAACGTGTACGATTGAAAAACTTGTGACCGTTGATGCGGATGTTGAAAAAGTAATTAATGGGGAAAAAACAGCAACCCGCCGAAATGGCCGTTACGCAGATATTGATGAGGTGATGACGCTTAAAGGGGTAAAAATCGTTGTGAAAAATGTGTATGCACAAATGCTTGGAGAAGTGACAGATCAAGATGCCATGCAGGAAGGGTACGAAAATGTTGAAGCATATAAGCAGGCTATATTATCCATCCATCCTGGTATGACATGGGAACCCGATATGAAGGTTTGGGTTCATGAGTATGAGCGTACAGAATAA
- the menC gene encoding o-succinylbenzoate synthase has translation MSIKQIKLRKLNMRLLNPFRTSFGTMQDKEFYITEAIDTHGNSGFGESVAFTSPWYTEETVQTNVHVMEDFLIKILQENKINHPDDVSKLFEPIKRNNMAKAALEGAVWDLYAKGKNIPLATALGGEKKEIDVGISIGIQPKVKDLLNVIDDYVHAGYKRIKIKIKPGWDVDVLRAVREQFPDTPIMADANSAYTLADIEHLQQLDDLNLTMIEQPLAHDDIVDHAKLQAVMKTPICLDESIHSLDDTRKAIQLGSCQIINIKIGRVGGLTEAKRIHDYCLQHGVDVWCGGMLEAGVGRAHNIALTTLSGFTLPGDTAGSSRYWEKDIITPEATVENGLIKVPNKPGIGYEMDEEALEAFTVSEKVFDF, from the coding sequence ATTTCAATTAAACAGATAAAATTACGTAAATTAAATATGCGGTTACTAAATCCATTTAGAACAAGTTTTGGCACAATGCAAGATAAAGAATTTTATATAACAGAAGCGATTGATACACATGGGAATAGCGGATTTGGTGAATCAGTTGCCTTTACTAGTCCTTGGTATACCGAAGAAACGGTACAAACCAACGTACATGTCATGGAAGATTTTTTAATAAAAATTCTGCAGGAAAATAAAATAAACCATCCGGATGACGTGTCCAAGCTCTTTGAACCAATTAAACGAAACAATATGGCGAAAGCAGCTTTAGAGGGGGCTGTTTGGGATCTGTATGCTAAGGGTAAAAACATCCCTTTGGCAACGGCACTCGGTGGAGAGAAAAAAGAAATAGATGTCGGTATCAGCATTGGTATTCAGCCAAAGGTAAAAGACCTTTTAAACGTGATTGATGACTATGTTCATGCAGGCTATAAGCGTATTAAAATAAAGATTAAACCAGGCTGGGATGTGGATGTTTTACGTGCGGTTCGCGAACAGTTTCCAGATACGCCAATCATGGCAGATGCGAATTCAGCGTATACCTTAGCAGATATCGAGCATTTGCAACAACTGGATGACCTGAACTTGACCATGATTGAGCAACCTTTGGCACATGATGATATTGTTGACCATGCCAAGCTTCAAGCTGTCATGAAGACACCGATCTGTCTGGATGAAAGCATTCACTCTCTGGATGATACACGAAAAGCGATCCAGCTAGGAAGCTGTCAAATTATTAATATAAAAATTGGACGTGTTGGTGGACTTACCGAGGCGAAACGCATTCATGATTACTGCCTGCAGCATGGCGTTGACGTCTGGTGTGGTGGTATGCTTGAAGCTGGTGTTGGACGCGCACATAATATTGCATTAACAACATTGTCTGGGTTTACGTTACCAGGTGACACGGCAGGTTCCTCGAGATACTGGGAAAAAGATATTATTACACCTGAGGCCACCGTGGAAAATGGATTAATTAAAGTGCCAAATAAGCCTGGGATTGGTTATGAAATGGATGAAGAAGCTTTAGAAGCATTTACTGTTTCCGAAAAGGTGTTTGATTTTTAG
- a CDS encoding carbohydrate kinase family protein — protein sequence MSEVNVCCVGELLIDMFCTDVDVALKDGENFKRMAGGAPANVATAIAKLGGASSMVGKVGNDAFGTFLIETLKQYDVDTSFVLRDESLPTTMAFVSLEADGERDFQFNRGADRNLQLEELPVDGLLHSEVLHFGSATALLDGALKEAYFEIMRQAKDKKKFVSFDPNYRGHLWKGNEDGFIERSKQAISYADFVKVSVEELEIITTEQDTYKGIDALHQLGAGIVSVTLGKKGSVISNGKKEKLVPSKSVKSIDSTGAGDAFIGAVLYQFSKRLKGDHGDLHGDFDFLQEAVYFANVVGAQVCTKVGSLTALPSLEEVSLSSNFMK from the coding sequence ATGAGTGAAGTAAATGTATGCTGCGTTGGTGAATTATTGATCGATATGTTCTGTACGGACGTAGATGTTGCCTTAAAGGATGGAGAAAATTTTAAGAGGATGGCTGGGGGTGCGCCAGCAAATGTAGCTACAGCAATCGCCAAGCTAGGAGGGGCTTCTTCCATGGTGGGGAAGGTCGGGAATGATGCTTTTGGGACGTTTTTGATCGAAACACTCAAGCAATATGATGTAGACACATCCTTCGTATTAAGAGATGAAAGCTTGCCGACAACGATGGCTTTTGTATCCCTAGAAGCAGATGGAGAGCGGGATTTCCAATTTAATCGTGGAGCTGATAGAAATCTTCAGTTGGAAGAATTGCCTGTTGATGGACTGCTTCATTCCGAGGTGCTTCATTTTGGCTCAGCAACAGCACTTCTGGATGGTGCGTTGAAGGAAGCGTATTTTGAAATAATGCGTCAGGCAAAGGACAAGAAGAAATTTGTTTCCTTCGATCCAAATTACCGGGGACATTTGTGGAAAGGGAATGAAGATGGATTTATCGAGCGTTCAAAGCAAGCCATTTCCTATGCTGATTTTGTCAAAGTGAGCGTAGAGGAATTAGAAATCATCACTACTGAACAGGATACGTATAAGGGAATTGATGCACTTCATCAGCTAGGAGCTGGTATCGTTTCCGTCACACTGGGCAAAAAGGGATCTGTCATATCTAATGGTAAGAAGGAGAAGCTTGTCCCAAGTAAATCTGTGAAATCCATTGATTCAACAGGAGCAGGTGATGCCTTTATTGGGGCTGTGCTTTATCAATTTTCAAAAAGGTTAAAGGGAGATCATGGCGATTTACATGGCGATTTTGATTTTCTGCAGGAGGCTGTGTATTTTGCAAATGTTGTCGGAGCACAAGTCTGCACAAAGGTTGGTTCATTGACAGCTTTGCCATCTCTGGAGGAAGTTTCTTTATCGAGCAACTTTATGAAATAG
- a CDS encoding PTS sugar transporter subunit IIA, protein MFGKLFKKKEEVTDISLVAPVSGVLVALEDVPDPVFSQKMMGDGVAVKPSNGEVVAPIDGKIVQVFPTKHAVGIMADNGAEIMIHIGLETVSLEGEGFTAHVGEGDRIKQGDKLITFDLQVIGEKAKDTVTPIIVTNTDDMSEISVEDKKEVTAGQDEIVIVKK, encoded by the coding sequence ATGTTTGGAAAACTTTTCAAGAAAAAAGAAGAAGTAACAGATATTTCACTAGTTGCTCCAGTAAGTGGAGTGTTAGTGGCATTGGAAGATGTGCCTGATCCGGTTTTTTCACAAAAAATGATGGGTGATGGTGTGGCAGTGAAACCGTCAAACGGGGAAGTTGTTGCACCGATTGATGGCAAGATCGTGCAAGTATTTCCGACAAAGCATGCAGTTGGAATCATGGCTGATAATGGTGCGGAAATCATGATACACATTGGACTGGAGACCGTAAGCCTGGAGGGGGAAGGCTTCACCGCACATGTCGGTGAAGGTGACCGCATCAAACAGGGCGATAAGCTGATTACCTTTGATCTTCAGGTGATTGGGGAAAAAGCGAAAGACACGGTTACCCCAATAATTGTCACAAATACGGATGATATGAGTGAAATCTCCGTCGAAGACAAAAAAGAAGTTACTGCCGGACAGGATGAAATAGTTATTGTAAAGAAATAG
- a CDS encoding glycoside hydrolase family 32 protein yields MLEKFKNVYDRIDEYKEVVASDPYRLRYHIMPPVGLLNDPNGFVFYKGQYHVFYQWNPFEPEHGAKFWGHYISDDLISWKEAPVALAPDMWYDKNGCYSGSAVVFNDRLYVFYTGNVKDEEGHRKSYQCLAISDDGIHFEKKGPVIHVPEGYTAHFRDPKVFYETDKWYMVIGAQTEKIQGAVVVYTSSDLETWHFQGPLIESGDASLEAFGYMWECPDLFTLDGKDILVVCPQGLSANGYVFNNIYQSGYFAGSVDYEAISFNHDSFVELDRGFDFYAPQTMEDEIGRRILIGWMGNAEETVIQPTVKHEWIHALTIPRELEWKNDKLLQRPVGELYSLRSDEIRFEDVTIEDNMELPEIYGNVFELELTVNDLNADRFTVGIGEASRIVYDTKTKVFTFERASLDGTEEVERRHCQLEHVAAIRIFKDTSSVEIFVNGGEEVFTSRVFDHPEAEGITFSAYNGTVQLDVAKWNLGKGIDD; encoded by the coding sequence ATGTTGGAAAAATTTAAGAATGTTTACGACAGAATCGATGAATATAAGGAAGTAGTAGCAAGTGATCCCTATCGTCTGCGTTATCATATTATGCCACCTGTTGGACTGTTGAATGACCCCAATGGTTTTGTGTTTTACAAGGGGCAGTACCACGTTTTCTACCAGTGGAATCCCTTTGAGCCAGAACATGGGGCCAAATTCTGGGGACATTATATCTCAGATGATCTCATTTCTTGGAAGGAAGCTCCTGTCGCACTCGCTCCTGACATGTGGTATGACAAGAATGGCTGTTATTCAGGCAGTGCGGTTGTCTTTAATGATAGATTGTATGTTTTCTATACAGGGAATGTAAAAGATGAAGAGGGACATCGAAAGTCCTATCAATGTTTGGCCATATCAGATGATGGCATCCATTTTGAGAAAAAAGGACCTGTGATTCATGTCCCAGAAGGGTATACTGCACATTTCCGTGATCCGAAAGTGTTTTATGAAACGGATAAGTGGTACATGGTAATTGGAGCCCAAACAGAAAAAATCCAGGGAGCGGTAGTTGTATATACTTCTTCTGATCTGGAGACATGGCATTTCCAAGGTCCGTTAATTGAAAGCGGTGATGCTAGTCTTGAAGCGTTTGGATATATGTGGGAATGCCCGGACTTATTTACGTTAGATGGGAAGGATATTTTAGTTGTTTGCCCACAAGGTCTTTCGGCCAATGGATATGTGTTTAATAATATCTATCAATCAGGGTATTTTGCCGGTTCGGTTGATTATGAGGCCATTAGTTTCAATCATGATTCGTTTGTGGAACTGGATCGTGGGTTTGACTTCTATGCACCCCAAACGATGGAAGATGAAATAGGTCGAAGAATCTTAATTGGTTGGATGGGAAACGCTGAAGAAACTGTAATCCAGCCAACCGTAAAGCATGAGTGGATTCATGCATTAACGATTCCGAGAGAGCTGGAATGGAAGAACGATAAATTATTGCAGCGACCTGTAGGAGAACTTTACAGTCTGCGTTCGGATGAGATCCGGTTTGAAGATGTAACAATTGAAGACAACATGGAGCTACCTGAAATTTACGGGAATGTATTTGAATTGGAATTAACCGTAAACGATTTAAATGCGGATCGTTTTACTGTCGGGATCGGTGAGGCAAGCAGAATCGTCTATGATACAAAGACAAAAGTATTCACGTTTGAAAGAGCAAGTCTTGATGGAACAGAGGAAGTCGAACGTAGGCATTGTCAGCTGGAACATGTAGCAGCTATTCGTATCTTTAAAGATACTTCCTCCGTTGAAATTTTTGTTAATGGTGGTGAAGAAGTTTTTACATCAAGGGTGTTCGATCATCCGGAAGCTGAGGGAATTACATTTTCTGCTTACAATGGAACGGTTCAGTTGGATGTAGCGAAATGGAATTTAGGAAAAGGAATTGACGATTAA
- a CDS encoding sucrose-specific PTS transporter subunit IIBC, protein MSENKKVAKDLIEAIGGKDNISSVTHCATRLRFIVNDEEKINKDKVEDLDKVKGAFFNSGQYQVIFGTGTVNRVYEEVEKLEVNSVSKEEQKEDTTKKGNRLQRSIRTLGDVFVPIIPVLVATGLFMGLRGLVMQEQVLALFGLTPADISDNFLLFTEILTDTAFVFLPALVAWSTFRVFGGTPIIGVVLGLMLVSPVLPNAWGVAEGADPLVFFGFIPVVGYQGSVLPAFIAGIIGAKLEKQIRKRVPESLDLIVTPFLTLLIMITAALFVIGPIFHVVEDYILVGTVSVLELPFGLAGLLIGFFHQLIVITGVHHIFNLLEIQLLESFGNNPFNAIVTASTAAQGGATLAVAMKTKSKKLKALSFPSAISAFLGITEPAIFGVNLRYVRPFFMGLIGGAVGGFAASIMGLKGTGMAITVIPGTLLYLDGQILQYLLVNVIAIGVAFALTWLFGFSDKQLKEKNKHDGLT, encoded by the coding sequence ATGTCCGAAAACAAGAAGGTTGCAAAGGATCTGATTGAAGCTATTGGTGGTAAGGACAATATCTCTTCTGTGACACATTGTGCCACGCGTTTGAGATTTATTGTAAATGATGAAGAAAAAATTAATAAAGATAAGGTAGAAGACCTCGATAAAGTAAAAGGTGCTTTTTTTAATTCTGGTCAATATCAGGTTATTTTTGGGACCGGGACAGTTAATCGGGTATATGAAGAAGTTGAGAAACTCGAAGTAAACAGTGTTTCAAAGGAAGAGCAGAAAGAAGATACCACGAAAAAGGGGAACAGGTTGCAACGTTCGATTCGCACATTAGGTGATGTCTTTGTTCCAATCATTCCTGTACTTGTTGCGACAGGGTTGTTCATGGGTCTACGTGGTCTGGTGATGCAGGAACAGGTACTCGCTTTGTTTGGTCTGACGCCAGCTGATATTTCCGATAACTTCCTGTTATTCACGGAAATATTAACAGATACAGCGTTTGTGTTCCTACCAGCATTGGTTGCATGGTCAACATTTCGTGTGTTTGGTGGAACACCGATTATTGGTGTTGTACTCGGATTGATGCTTGTTAGTCCAGTCTTGCCAAATGCATGGGGCGTGGCGGAAGGTGCCGATCCGCTGGTATTCTTCGGATTTATCCCGGTTGTCGGTTACCAAGGATCCGTATTGCCAGCATTTATTGCCGGTATTATCGGGGCTAAACTCGAAAAACAGATTCGCAAACGAGTACCGGAATCATTAGATTTAATTGTGACACCATTTCTGACATTGCTTATTATGATTACTGCAGCACTATTTGTAATTGGACCGATTTTCCATGTGGTAGAAGATTATATTTTAGTCGGAACTGTTTCTGTATTGGAGCTGCCGTTTGGCCTGGCAGGTCTGTTGATTGGCTTTTTCCATCAACTTATTGTAATCACTGGTGTTCATCATATTTTCAACTTATTGGAAATTCAATTACTTGAAAGCTTTGGGAATAACCCATTCAATGCTATTGTTACCGCATCTACCGCTGCACAGGGTGGGGCAACGCTTGCAGTTGCAATGAAAACGAAATCGAAAAAACTGAAAGCATTGTCTTTTCCGTCTGCCATATCCGCATTTCTGGGGATTACAGAACCGGCGATTTTCGGTGTGAACCTTAGATATGTCAGACCATTTTTCATGGGGCTGATTGGTGGTGCAGTAGGTGGTTTTGCGGCTTCTATTATGGGATTAAAAGGTACAGGTATGGCGATTACCGTTATTCCTGGAACACTGTTATACCTGGATGGACAAATTCTTCAATACCTGCTCGTTAACGTGATTGCGATTGGTGTTGCATTTGCGCTGACATGGCTGTTTGGTTTTTCAGATAAGCAATTGAAAGAAAAAAATAAACATGATGGGCTTACCTAA
- a CDS encoding LacI family DNA-binding transcriptional regulator yields the protein MVTIKDIAQMANVSRSTVSRVLNNSGYVSEDARERVEKVIEETGYVPSEYAKSLRTKKTKVIGVILPTIQTETPSRIVTGLGKELEKHGYQILLTNTNLDKDKELEYLDLLKMRQVDGIILIATNTEPKLIKKIKQVDIPVVIVGQESEEAMCVSYDDYHAARELTSFLISKGHVKIAFIGVNETDHAVGYLRKKGFFDEMESRLLPVEKDWIQQGIFDIDSGHASMERIITDSQHQPTATIAVTDRLAIGAMSYLKKQGIQIPEAMAIAGIGASEMSQYIDPPLTTIDYQNEKAGTEAAKQILARIYSQKIQEKIILDYRLIIRNSV from the coding sequence TTGGTAACGATAAAAGATATAGCTCAAATGGCGAATGTATCCCGTTCAACGGTTTCCAGGGTGTTAAATAATTCTGGTTATGTCAGTGAAGATGCAAGGGAACGGGTGGAGAAGGTCATTGAGGAAACAGGGTATGTTCCCAGTGAATATGCGAAATCTCTCCGAACGAAGAAGACAAAGGTCATCGGGGTGATTTTGCCGACGATTCAAACAGAGACTCCAAGCAGGATTGTAACCGGATTGGGGAAGGAATTGGAAAAGCATGGTTACCAGATTTTGCTTACCAATACGAACTTGGATAAGGATAAGGAATTGGAGTATTTGGATTTGCTGAAAATGCGGCAGGTGGACGGAATTATTCTGATTGCGACAAATACGGAACCGAAATTAATTAAAAAAATAAAGCAAGTAGATATCCCGGTTGTGATCGTTGGTCAGGAGTCGGAAGAAGCGATGTGTGTCAGCTATGACGATTATCATGCGGCCAGAGAATTAACTTCCTTTCTCATAAGCAAAGGGCATGTAAAAATTGCTTTTATTGGTGTGAATGAAACCGATCATGCAGTAGGTTACCTGCGTAAGAAGGGATTTTTTGATGAGATGGAGTCACGTCTTCTACCGGTTGAAAAAGATTGGATCCAGCAGGGGATTTTCGATATTGATTCGGGACATGCGTCGATGGAGCGGATTATCACGGATTCCCAGCACCAACCTACAGCGACCATTGCCGTAACGGACAGGTTGGCAATTGGGGCGATGAGTTATTTGAAAAAGCAAGGTATCCAAATTCCAGAGGCTATGGCGATCGCCGGAATAGGTGCATCCGAAATGTCGCAATATATTGATCCACCGCTAACAACTATTGATTACCAAAATGAAAAGGCTGGTACAGAGGCTGCGAAACAAATTTTAGCACGTATTTATTCACAAAAAATACAGGAAAAAATAATTCTGGATTATAGACTCATCATCCGAAATAGTGTATGA
- a CDS encoding QueT transporter family protein: protein MKAHTLVINGLLAALYIAVSVVIQPFGFTNVQFRISEMFNHLIVFNKKYFFGIVLGVFLTNLLLSPLGIYDLIFGVAHSTISLSIIILLARFIKNIWILLIANTLVFSFNMFIIAIELNLALALPFLFTWLTTAAGELVVMALGIPIMYALNKRVHFDKLI, encoded by the coding sequence ATGAAAGCACACACTTTAGTGATAAACGGTTTGTTAGCGGCATTATATATCGCTGTTTCGGTAGTTATTCAACCTTTTGGATTTACGAATGTTCAGTTTCGTATTTCCGAGATGTTTAACCACCTCATTGTTTTTAATAAGAAATACTTTTTCGGGATTGTTTTAGGTGTATTTTTAACCAATTTACTACTTTCACCATTAGGTATTTATGATCTTATATTTGGGGTTGCGCACTCGACTATTTCATTATCCATTATCATATTACTGGCACGTTTTATTAAAAATATTTGGATCTTACTGATTGCCAATACACTGGTGTTTTCATTCAATATGTTTATCATTGCAATTGAACTCAATCTAGCATTGGCATTGCCATTTCTATTCACGTGGTTGACAACAGCTGCCGGAGAACTGGTTGTCATGGCTCTTGGAATACCCATTATGTATGCATTAAACAAGCGGGTACATTTTGATAAACTTATCTAA